TCGGGATGACTATGTCGGACGAGTGATGCTCGACCTGAATGAGGTGCCTGTAAGGGTCCCTCCTGACAGCCCATTGGCACCAGAGTGGTACCGTCTTATGGGCAAAGATGGGATGAGGGACAGAGGGGAGTTGATGCTTGCAGTCTGGTACGGAACCCAGGCAGATGAATGCTTCCCGAGTGCCATCCATGCAGGATCAACTCCAATTGATTCCCATCTTCACAACTATATCCGTGGGAAGGTTTACCCTACGCCAAGAATGTGGTACGTCAGGGTCAATGTAATTGAGGCACAGGATATATTCACAATGGAGCACCACCACATACCTGATGTGTTTGTAAAGGTGAGGCTGGGTCACCAATTGCTGAAGACAAGGCAAGTTCGCTCACCAACAAAAAACTTCATGTGGAATGAAGAGTTGATGTTTGTGGCAGCAGAGCCTTTTGAGGATGACTTGATTATACAAATAGAAGATCGTGTTGCACAGAACAAAGACGAGGTGATTGGCGAAACTATCATACCTCTTGCAAGGCTTCAAAGGAGGGCTGATCACAGAGCACTGGTACGTCCAGTGTGGTTTGATCTCAGAAGGCCGGGGCTAATTGATGTGAACCAGCTAAAGGAAGACAAATTCTATGCAAAGGTACACCTTCGTGTTTGCCTTGAAGGTGGTTATCATGTGCTTGATGAGTCAACCCAGTATTGTAGTGATCTACGGCCAACAATGAAGCAGCTGTGGAAACCACCAATTGGGGTGCTCGAAGTTGGCATTCTGAGTGCAAATGGCCTCAACCCAACGAAGACCAGGCAAGAAAGGGGGTCATGCGATCCATATTGTGTTGCCAAGTATGGCCACAAATGGGTGCGGACGCGCACAATAGTTGACAACTTGAACCCTCGATTTAATGAACAGTATACATGGGATGTCTTTGACCATGGAACAGTACTCACCATTGGTCTGTTCGACAACTGCCACATAGGAGGAGAAAATAACAACAATCACAGCCAGAGTCACAGCAACAGCTCCCCCAGCCATATGGATAAGCCCATTGGGAAAGTGCGAATCCGGATCTCAACTCTTGAGACTAGGCGGGTGTACACACACACATATCCCCTGCTTGTCCTCCACCCATCAGGAGTTAAAAAGATGGGTGAGCTCCACCTTGCTATCAGGTTCTCTGTCACATCCCTCCTCAATGTGTTCCTTACATACTCACGGCCTCTCTTGCCCAAAATGCACTATGCCCAGCCACTGTCAATAGTCCAGCAAGAAATGCTACGCCACCAGGCTGTGCAGCTTGTTGCACAGCGCCTGGGGCGAATGGAACCACCAGTTCGCAGGGAAGTTGTTGAGTTCATGTCAGATGCCCGTTCTCACCTGTGGAGCATGCGACGAAGCAAAGCAAACTTCTTCCGTCTTATGCAAGTCTTCTCTGGATTCATTGCTGCAGGGAAATGGTTTGGTGATGTTTGCCAGTGGAAAAACCCAGTCACCACAGTCTTGGTTCATGTGCTCTTCATCATGCTCGTCTTCTATCCAGACCTAATCCTTCCGACCATCTTTCTCTACATGTTCTTGATT
This region of Lolium perenne isolate Kyuss_39 chromosome 2, Kyuss_2.0, whole genome shotgun sequence genomic DNA includes:
- the LOC127333684 gene encoding FT-interacting protein 3: MNNLMLGVEVVSAHDLLPKEQGTANAFVEVEFDDQKFRTAIKDGDINPVWNEQFFFNISDPSRLQEKELEAYVYHANRVSNNKTCLGKVRISGTSFVSQSDAAPLHYPLEKRTILSRARGELGLRVFLTNDPSVRVSAQGQDYNFASTPTTAQEQAAANIISNPFQDTRTNEVRQFQHLPREQQRPSPIAGQQYYAQGQGSHGEQQQRSFSGAGNRTDAPQVARMMYSAGPQQPVDFQLRETSPTLGGGRIIHGRVMPGEKAGAYDLVEKMHILFVRVVKARDLPHMDLTGSLDPYVEVHLGNYKMKTKFFEKNQRPEWDEVFAFPKEVMQSTTLEVVVKDKDILRDDYVGRVMLDLNEVPVRVPPDSPLAPEWYRLMGKDGMRDRGELMLAVWYGTQADECFPSAIHAGSTPIDSHLHNYIRGKVYPTPRMWYVRVNVIEAQDIFTMEHHHIPDVFVKVRLGHQLLKTRQVRSPTKNFMWNEELMFVAAEPFEDDLIIQIEDRVAQNKDEVIGETIIPLARLQRRADHRALVRPVWFDLRRPGLIDVNQLKEDKFYAKVHLRVCLEGGYHVLDESTQYCSDLRPTMKQLWKPPIGVLEVGILSANGLNPTKTRQERGSCDPYCVAKYGHKWVRTRTIVDNLNPRFNEQYTWDVFDHGTVLTIGLFDNCHIGGENNNNHSQSHSNSSPSHMDKPIGKVRIRISTLETRRVYTHTYPLLVLHPSGVKKMGELHLAIRFSVTSLLNVFLTYSRPLLPKMHYAQPLSIVQQEMLRHQAVQLVAQRLGRMEPPVRREVVEFMSDARSHLWSMRRSKANFFRLMQVFSGFIAAGKWFGDVCQWKNPVTTVLVHVLFIMLVFYPDLILPTIFLYMFLIGLWNYRFRPRVPPHMNTRISYADVAHPDELDEEFDTFPTSKSPDLIRMRYDRLRHVAGRIQTVVGDIATQGERLQSLLSWRDPRATAMFLLLCLFTAIVLYVTPFQVIALCLGFFWMRHPRFRHKVPAAPVNFFRRLPAKTDSLL